GAATGTCACCTGACGGACACCGCCGCTCTGAGACTGGACGTACAGCCGACTGTAGAAATCACTGGTCTGTGCTCCGTCGACGAAGGCCGGTGGTGCAAAGAACTTGCCACCGAGGTTCCCGTTAGTCTCTGCCATCTTCCAGTCGACGGCGACGTACCGCGTCTTCGCATCGTCTTCGTCCGTGCTATCGAGGATGCTGTTGGCCCGCGTTTCGTTCTGTGCGATCAGGAATGGTGCAGCCGTGTCAGTTCCCTGCTGGAACGGATTCGCGTTCGGCACGCGCTCTGCTCTGGTAGTAATCCAGTGCCCGTAGTCCCACCACGACAGGACACCATACTGTCCCTCTTGATAGTCGAAGTCCTGTTGCTGCTGGTAGGTGCCATAGTACTCGAGTGTCGCGTCACCACCGGAACCGTACGCTCCCTCTGCAGGCGTATTCTCTTCCATCCACTGTAGGCTCTCATCCCAGCCCTGAATACTCGGCTCGGGACCGGTCGAGCCGGCTTCGACCGGCGTCGTGCCGAACGCGAACAGCGGGACGACGATGACGAGCAATACCGTGAGAATCGTCATGATCTGGTAGTACTCGATGCCATCGTCGGCGCTGAAATCGAACCAGCGGATGAATTGGCCGACGACCATCCCCGATAGCACTGCAATCGGCGCAGCCAGATAGTACGCGAACCGCTGCTGCGTAAACGCGGCGAGTAGGATGAACAGCGCCCAGACGACGACGAGCAGTTCTTCCGCGGGCGCATCGTCGGAGAAGAGCTGTTTTGCGAGCAAAAATACTCCACCGATTGCCGCAACAATGACAGCAAACCCGTGTGCCTCAAACAGGACCCCAGCGCCCCGTAGCGGCGCGGCCTCACCGACGGTGCCGGCCGTTTCACTGATCGTGAACCCGATGACTCTCGTTACGTTTCGCGTGAAGAAGTCCCACAGGCTTGGAGTCACCACTGCCATCAGAATAGCCCCGAACGCGAGGATTCCAAACACAGTCGCTGGATACACGTATCGGCCGTATTCGCGCTGCTCCATGAAGCGGGCTAGCCACGCCATGAACACACAACCGAAGCCAACTGCCAACGCCAGCCCCGGTTGTAGCAGCGACTGAGCGGTCGCTGTAATCTCTAGAACGTTGATTCTCGACGCACTCACCACGGCGGCAGTTGTCATCGTGATTGCCCCCGCGATGGCCGTGTGTTCTGGGCTGCTGTCGTGAACGTACTCCAGAGACAGTCGGAGCAGGAAGAAGACGCCGAGTATCCCGAGCAGGAGCACACCGGGCGGCCAGACCCAGAGGTACATCGCGATTGCCACACCGGCCAGCATGGACCAGCTAATGGTATCCCGGAGTGCGTCTATATCTCGCTCTGTGAACTGCTCGTAAATCGGCTTGTCACGTGCGGCGACGCTGACTGCCACCATGACACCGAGAACACCAAGTGCCTGAAAGAGTGCTTCAGCGACGTGGTGGTCGGAGAACCCGACGAGGCTCCGCCGGAGGAGCCACCCGGTCGAGAACGCCATCACAGTAACTGCAGTTACGCCGCCGAGGCGGCCGCCGAGTCGCCGTCCGATAAGATACGTCGGAATGGCAACGAGCGTCCCGAACACAGCGGGAGCAAACAGGAGTGTCATCGCGACCGTCTGGTCGCTAGGCGAACCCAGACCGATAATCAGGGCGACCGTTGCGACAATTTGATCGAACAGTGTCCCGAACTGCCCATTACTAGTCCCGTATGGGAACGCTGTCCAGGGGTCGAACGGCATCGTCGCGGGCCAGTGCTCAACGACGTACTGCGTTGAGCGGTAGTGATACCAGGCGTCGTTCCCGCTGAAGAGTACTTCGCCGTCAACAATGAAGTTCTCCCAACTCCGGACGCGATTCCACAGCATGAACCCGAGCAGTACCAGGAGGACCGGAACGTGGTACCAGCGCTCGGCCCACTCCAGGGCGGACTCGAGTTCGGGGTTGTCGTCAAGATAGCCCCGTGATTGACTCATTGCACGGAAAAACTGCCAAGGCGCGCATAAGCCTTTTGACCTCTATGCGGGCGCAGGATGGAAACGCCTAACAGCACCGGTGGCACACCACCGACTATGCGAGTCTCGGTCGTGCTCTGTACGCACACGATGGAGCGATACGATGACTGTCGAACGGCGGCCGAGAGCGTCTTAGCCCAGTCCTACGACGACGTGGAGCTCGTACTGGTCTCAGACGGTGACCGGGATGTGTACAGGCGGTACGAATCCGACTTCGGCAACCGAGACGATGTCCTGATACACTGCAACGACGAGAACGTCGGACTGCTAGAGAGCCGGAACAACGGGGCCGAAGTCGCCACCGGGGACGCTGTCGCATTCATCGATGACGACGCCATCGCCGACGAGGAGTGGGTCGCGGCGTTAGTCGATGCCTACGAACAGCAGGACGCGCTCGCCGTCGGCGGCCGCATGACGCCGGCGTGGGTCGCCGGTAAACCCAGTTTCCTGCCGGCGGAATTCTACTGGCTTATCGGTGTGACCCACCGCGGATTCGGACCGAACGGCGACCCCGACGAACCCGGCGTCGTTCGCAACACGTTCGGATCGAACATCTCCTTCGACCGGGACGTGTTTCTCGAACTGGGCGGCTTCGACGACGATATCGGCGGGCGTCAGGGCGAGAAGAACCTGCAGGGCGGCGAGACAGAACTCTGTGCGCGCCTGCGAACTGAATACGATGAAGGGGTGTACTACACCCCGGACGCGCTCGTCGCGCACAAGATATTCGACTACCGGACCGATCCCGGCTGGCTGCTAGACCGGGCGTTCTGGCAGGGCTACTCGAAGCGCGGGATGGAGGTGTTTGTCCCGGAGTCAACTGGTGAGGAGTCCGATTTCCTCGGCGATCTCCTGTTCCGGTTTGCCCCGTCGCGCCTCCGTGGCCTCGTCGAATCCCCGTCGCTGGCGGCCGTCCTGCAGTTCGTCTTCTTGTTTCTGCTCACCGGGAGCGTCGGCGTCGGCTACCTCTACGGGATGTACGTCTGGCGGTAGCTCTGCCGGTGCCGCGCCCCACTGACTCAGTTCAGCACTGAATCCAGTACCTCGCTGGCCTCGTCGAACGTCAATACGCCGGAAACGTGACTACCGAGCGCGTAGACGCCGAGGCCCACGAGCGGGAGGATGCTCAGGTCGACGAACCACGGTCCGTACGGTTCCAGTGCGAGCAACAGCAGGGTCGTGCCGAGGCCGAGAGCGAGCACCCGGACCGCCGGAAACCCGGTGAGCGGCTCGAGGCCGACGTTGCGTGCGGCGAGAACGTGGGTCACCGCCATAAGCCCGTAGGCGGTCGAGGTCCCGATAGCCGCACCGACGATGCCGAGTCGCGGTATCAGAACCACGTTCAACACGACGTTTACCACCACCGACACACCGGTCGCGAGCAG
This genomic window from Haloarcula rubripromontorii contains:
- a CDS encoding oligosaccharyl transferase, archaeosortase A system-associated → MSQSRGYLDDNPELESALEWAERWYHVPVLLVLLGFMLWNRVRSWENFIVDGEVLFSGNDAWYHYRSTQYVVEHWPATMPFDPWTAFPYGTSNGQFGTLFDQIVATVALIIGLGSPSDQTVAMTLLFAPAVFGTLVAIPTYLIGRRLGGRLGGVTAVTVMAFSTGWLLRRSLVGFSDHHVAEALFQALGVLGVMVAVSVAARDKPIYEQFTERDIDALRDTISWSMLAGVAIAMYLWVWPPGVLLLGILGVFFLLRLSLEYVHDSSPEHTAIAGAITMTTAAVVSASRINVLEITATAQSLLQPGLALAVGFGCVFMAWLARFMEQREYGRYVYPATVFGILAFGAILMAVVTPSLWDFFTRNVTRVIGFTISETAGTVGEAAPLRGAGVLFEAHGFAVIVAAIGGVFLLAKQLFSDDAPAEELLVVVWALFILLAAFTQQRFAYYLAAPIAVLSGMVVGQFIRWFDFSADDGIEYYQIMTILTVLLVIVVPLFAFGTTPVEAGSTGPEPSIQGWDESLQWMEENTPAEGAYGSGGDATLEYYGTYQQQQDFDYQEGQYGVLSWWDYGHWITTRAERVPNANPFQQGTDTAAPFLIAQNETRANSILDSTDEDDAKTRYVAVDWKMAETNGNLGGKFFAPPAFVDGAQTSDFYSRLYVQSQSGGVRQVTFQRQAYYETMVTRLYRFHGSAAEPKPIVIDWENKQTSQGVQYRGAPTNEQEPEGQRQGQVIRQFQSLEQARQYVEQDATSQLGGYGDAPGERVPAMEHYRLVGSSETEAFPNSPQYQHSAWTKIFERVPGATIEGTGPANTTVRAAVQMRNPATNKTFIYRQRTQTDQNGNFEMTVPYSTTGYDDWGTDEGYTNVSVRAETQYQFSAIGANNGNRTGFTGATEVTEGQVIGEDDSAATVELEPVTIQQGNETSGESRAPVTNVAEAGA
- the aglG gene encoding glucosyl-dolichyl phosphate glucuronosyltransferase, with amino-acid sequence MRVSVVLCTHTMERYDDCRTAAESVLAQSYDDVELVLVSDGDRDVYRRYESDFGNRDDVLIHCNDENVGLLESRNNGAEVATGDAVAFIDDDAIADEEWVAALVDAYEQQDALAVGGRMTPAWVAGKPSFLPAEFYWLIGVTHRGFGPNGDPDEPGVVRNTFGSNISFDRDVFLELGGFDDDIGGRQGEKNLQGGETELCARLRTEYDEGVYYTPDALVAHKIFDYRTDPGWLLDRAFWQGYSKRGMEVFVPESTGEESDFLGDLLFRFAPSRLRGLVESPSLAAVLQFVFLFLLTGSVGVGYLYGMYVWR